TAATCATCGTTCCTATTCCATAGTTGGTAAATAATTCTATTAATAAACTATGTTCAACTCTGCCGTCTATTATATGTACGCCTTCAACGCCGTTTTCAACGCTTTCTTTTGCACCCTTTATCTTCGGTATCATACCTCCGTCTATTGTGCCGTCGTCGATAAGACCTTGTACATCGCCTATATTTATTTGTCTGATTAGGTTTTTATCCTTATTGAGGACTCCCTCTATATCAGACATGAATAACAATTTCTTTGCACTCAGTGCACTCGCCACATGACAAGCAACAAAATCCGCATTGATATTATAACTGTGTCCCGTCTCGTCAACACCTACAGGAGCTATGATAGGAATGAAATCATCATCTATGAGTTTTGCTATAAGCATAGGATTTACACTTTTTATCTTACCAACATAGCCTATATCATCTCCTCCTGGAGTATGTTTTTCGACTTCGAGGATATGACCGTCCTGTCCTGAAATACCTATGGCATTCATTCCCTGATTTGTAAACAGTGAAACCAAGTCTTTATTGACTCCTCCGGCAAGGACCATCTGAACTATATCCATAGTATCGTTATCGGTATATCTAAGTCCGTTTATAAACTTGTGTTCTTTACCGACTCTATCCAGCATCTTATTGATATCTTTTCCGCCCCCGTGAACGATAACAGGCATTATACCAACAAGCTTCATAAGAGCGATATCCTTTATTACGCTGGCTTCCATTTCTTTATCTACCAGTGCCGCTCCGCCGTATTTGATTACTACTATCTCACCGTAGAACTCTTTTATGTAAGGAAGAGCTTCTATTAAAATATTGGCTTTTTCCATATATTTATCATCCATCAGCTTCTGTACTCTCCGTTTATTTTTACATATTCATAGCTTAAATCACAGCCCCATGCAGTTGCTTTTTCATTTCCCATATTCATGTTTATATCTATTTCTATTTCAACTTGCTGTAGTATTTCAAGGGCTTTTTCTTCGTCAAAATCAAGAGCTATCCCGTCTTTATAAAGTTCGATTTCTCCTTTTGCACTCTTAAATGAAAGAGTAACGATATTTGGATTGAATTTTACTCCCGAATATCCTGCGGCACAAAGTACCCTGCCCCAGTTTGCGTCTTCTCCGAAGAATGCAGTTTTTACAAGAGAAGAACCTATTATGCTCTTGGCTATTTTCTTCGCATTTTCTTTCGTGTCGGCATTTAGTACATTTACTGCCATGAACTTCGTAGCCCCCTCTCCGTCTTTTACGATTTGAGTGGCAAGGTGTTTACATACAAAAGTAAAGGCATCTTTGAACACATTATAGTCCTTATGCTCTTTTGTAAGGAGTTCGTTTCCCGCCATGCCGTTAGCAAGGGCAATCACACTGTCGTTTGTCGAAGTATCTCCGTCAACGGAAATCATGTTATATGTATCGTCGGCTATCTCTTTTAAAAGGTCTTTGAAAACAGCGTCGTCTATGTTTACGTCGGTAGTGATAAAGGAAAGCATTGTCGCCATGTTCGGATGTATCATTCCCGAACCTTTGGCTATACCTCCTATTTTGACTTTCTTATCGTCGATTATTATTTCAACCGCTTTATCTTTGATAAAAGTATCGGTGGTAAGGATACCTTCCGCACAGTTTATCCCGGAAACTATGTCATCATCGAGAGCAAGAGAAACTTCTCTTATACCGCTGATAATGGTATCCATAGGAAGCTGTACGCCGATTACTCCCGTAGAATTCACATATACGTCTTCGGGTTTTAATGCAAGACATGCAGCAGTCTCTTCAGCCATTTTATATGTATTGTTAAGCCCTTCTTCTCCCGTACAAGCATTTGCGTTACCGCTGTTGATGATTATGGCTCTTGCTTTTTTACCTTTATTATACAACTCCATATTATGAAGCACGCTTGAAGCCTTTACCTCATTTGTGGTAAATACCGCAGCTACATTGCAAGGCTT
This region of Anaerofustis stercorihominis DSM 17244 genomic DNA includes:
- the argB gene encoding acetylglutamate kinase; the encoded protein is MDDKYMEKANILIEALPYIKEFYGEIVVIKYGGAALVDKEMEASVIKDIALMKLVGIMPVIVHGGGKDINKMLDRVGKEHKFINGLRYTDNDTMDIVQMVLAGGVNKDLVSLFTNQGMNAIGISGQDGHILEVEKHTPGGDDIGYVGKIKSVNPMLIAKLIDDDFIPIIAPVGVDETGHSYNINADFVACHVASALSAKKLLFMSDIEGVLNKDKNLIRQINIGDVQGLIDDGTIDGGMIPKIKGAKESVENGVEGVHIIDGRVEHSLLIELFTNYGIGTMIKE
- the argJ gene encoding bifunctional ornithine acetyltransferase/N-acetylglutamate synthase; amino-acid sequence: MKTEKGCVVAPKGFYAAGKSTGLKRKRKDMSLIYSEKPCNVAAVFTTNEVKASSVLHNMELYNKGKKARAIIINSGNANACTGEEGLNNTYKMAEETAACLALKPEDVYVNSTGVIGVQLPMDTIISGIREVSLALDDDIVSGINCAEGILTTDTFIKDKAVEIIIDDKKVKIGGIAKGSGMIHPNMATMLSFITTDVNIDDAVFKDLLKEIADDTYNMISVDGDTSTNDSVIALANGMAGNELLTKEHKDYNVFKDAFTFVCKHLATQIVKDGEGATKFMAVNVLNADTKENAKKIAKSIIGSSLVKTAFFGEDANWGRVLCAAGYSGVKFNPNIVTLSFKSAKGEIELYKDGIALDFDEEKALEILQQVEIEIDINMNMGNEKATAWGCDLSYEYVKINGEYRS